In Marivivens aquimaris, one genomic interval encodes:
- a CDS encoding bifunctional 2',3'-cyclic-nucleotide 2'-phosphodiesterase/3'-nucleotidase, giving the protein MKFNLSRRGFLAGTAGMIAMHPFSVKAATNQAHLRILETTDVHVHVFPYDYYADKPSDTVGLARTASIIENIRAEASNTFLVDNGDFLQGNPLGDYMAYEKGMSEGDVHPVIAAMNTLGYEASTLGNHEFNYGLDFLMKSVETANFPVLCANVATTKGATPTEDETLVAPYTIVEKDLTDGDGNTFPIKIGLIGFVPPQIMTWDRKNLEGNVEARDIVETAKAYIPQMKEEGAEIIIALAHTGIGSAEWEEGMENAAIPLAAVDGIDAIMTGHSHLVFPGPDYAEWEGVDAENGLISGKPGVMAGFWGSHMGLVDLLLERDGDKWVVVDSDVEARPIYMRGEDRSITPTVESDAEVEAAAMEDHEATLEYVRRAVGETDAPLYSYFALVADDPSVQIVSNAQTWYIEQMLQGTEHADLPLLSAAAPFKAGGRGGPEYFTDVPTGPIAIKNVADLYLYPNTIRAVRITGEQVKLWLERSAGMFNQIEPGAQDQVLLNPDFPSYNFDVIDGVTYQIDLSQPMMFDRDGNVINEGTNRIVNLQYNGAPIDPAQEFIVATNNYRAGGGGHFPGADGSTIIFEGPDTNRDIIVRYIVDQGTISPSADANWSFAPMEGTTVLFDTGPAAKQYMDDVEGVTMEEAGEGPEGFARFKIDL; this is encoded by the coding sequence ATGAAATTCAATCTCTCACGCCGTGGTTTCCTTGCCGGTACTGCCGGCATGATCGCGATGCACCCGTTTTCAGTAAAAGCTGCGACCAATCAGGCGCACCTGCGTATTCTCGAAACCACCGACGTGCACGTTCACGTCTTCCCCTACGACTATTATGCCGACAAACCGTCGGACACCGTCGGTCTGGCCCGCACCGCGTCGATCATCGAAAACATCCGCGCCGAAGCCAGCAACACGTTCCTCGTGGACAACGGCGACTTCCTTCAGGGTAACCCGCTGGGCGACTACATGGCCTATGAAAAGGGCATGAGCGAAGGCGACGTGCACCCCGTGATCGCCGCGATGAACACGCTGGGCTATGAAGCGTCGACGCTGGGCAACCACGAATTCAACTACGGCCTCGATTTCCTGATGAAGTCGGTCGAAACCGCGAACTTTCCCGTGCTGTGCGCGAACGTCGCCACCACCAAGGGCGCGACCCCGACCGAGGACGAGACGCTGGTTGCCCCCTACACCATCGTTGAAAAAGACCTCACCGACGGCGACGGTAACACCTTCCCGATCAAGATCGGCCTCATCGGTTTCGTGCCGCCGCAGATCATGACGTGGGACCGCAAGAACCTCGAAGGCAACGTCGAAGCGCGCGACATCGTGGAAACCGCCAAAGCCTACATCCCGCAGATGAAGGAAGAAGGCGCAGAGATCATCATCGCCCTCGCCCACACCGGCATCGGGTCTGCCGAATGGGAAGAAGGCATGGAAAACGCCGCCATCCCGCTCGCTGCCGTTGACGGTATCGACGCGATCATGACCGGCCACAGCCACCTTGTGTTCCCCGGCCCTGATTATGCCGAGTGGGAAGGCGTGGACGCCGAAAACGGTCTGATTTCGGGCAAGCCGGGCGTCATGGCCGGTTTCTGGGGCAGCCACATGGGTCTCGTCGACCTGCTGCTCGAACGTGACGGCGACAAGTGGGTTGTGGTCGATAGCGACGTCGAAGCCCGCCCGATCTACATGCGCGGCGAAGACCGTTCGATCACCCCGACCGTCGAGAGCGACGCCGAGGTCGAAGCGGCTGCGATGGAAGACCACGAAGCCACGCTGGAATACGTGCGCCGCGCCGTGGGCGAAACCGACGCCCCGCTCTACAGCTATTTCGCGCTGGTTGCCGATGATCCGTCGGTGCAGATCGTGTCGAACGCACAAACGTGGTACATCGAGCAGATGCTGCAAGGCACCGAGCACGCGGATCTGCCGCTGCTGTCCGCTGCTGCACCGTTCAAGGCTGGTGGTCGTGGTGGTCCGGAGTACTTTACCGACGTGCCGACCGGCCCGATCGCGATCAAGAACGTGGCCGACCTCTACCTCTATCCGAACACCATCCGCGCTGTCCGCATCACCGGCGAGCAGGTCAAACTTTGGCTGGAACGTTCGGCAGGCATGTTCAACCAGATCGAACCGGGCGCACAGGATCAGGTTCTGCTGAACCCCGATTTCCCGTCGTACAACTTCGATGTCATCGACGGCGTGACCTACCAGATCGACCTCAGCCAGCCGATGATGTTCGACCGTGACGGCAACGTTATCAACGAAGGCACGAACCGTATCGTGAACCTTCAGTACAACGGCGCACCGATTGATCCGGCTCAGGAATTCATCGTGGCGACCAACAACTATCGCGCTGGCGGCGGTGGTCACTTCCCGGGTGCCGACGGCTCTACGATCATTTTCGAGGGTCCGGATACCAACCGCGATATCATCGTCCGTTACATCGTCGATCAGGGCACCATCAGCCCGAGCGCCGATGCCAACTGGTCGTTCGCGCCGATGGAAGGCACCACGGTTCTGTTCGACACCGGTCCGGCGGCGAAGCAGTACATGGATGACGTCGAGGGCGTGACCATGGAAGAAGCAGGCGAAGGCCCCGAGGGCTTCGCGCGCTTCAAAATCGACCTGTAA
- the tig gene encoding trigger factor translates to MQVTETLNEGLKRGYTITVTNDELEAKVNEKLTEAQPEIEMKGFRKGKVPMAMLKKQFGQRLLGESMQEAIDGAMNEHLEQSGDRPAAQPQMKMTNEDWKEGDDVVVEVSYETLPTIPDVDFSKVELERLVVKADDASVDEALQNLASTSKSFAPKRNGKAADGDQVIIDFVGKVDGEAFEGGTAEDYPLVLGSGSFIPGFEDGLIGAKAKEERDVEVTFPENYQAENLAGKAAVFTCTVKEVKKPVDAEVDDELAKKFGAEDLAGLKAQIAERLEHEYTGASRAIVKRSLLDALDGVVSFDLPQSLVDAEANQIAHQLWHEEHPEVEGHNHDAIEPTEEHKSLAERRVKLGLLLAEVGQKAEIQVTDAELTQAVMNQARQYPGQERQFFEFVQQNAQFRQQLQAPIFEDKVVDHILTVAKVDEKEVSKDELQRAVEALEDE, encoded by the coding sequence ATGCAGGTCACCGAGACCCTCAACGAAGGCCTCAAGCGCGGCTACACCATCACCGTCACCAACGACGAGCTGGAAGCCAAGGTAAACGAAAAGCTGACCGAGGCTCAGCCCGAAATCGAAATGAAGGGCTTCCGCAAGGGCAAAGTGCCGATGGCTATGCTGAAGAAGCAGTTCGGCCAGCGCCTTCTTGGTGAGTCGATGCAGGAAGCTATCGACGGCGCCATGAACGAGCACCTCGAACAGTCCGGCGATCGTCCCGCTGCACAGCCGCAGATGAAGATGACCAACGAAGACTGGAAAGAAGGCGACGACGTCGTCGTAGAGGTTTCCTACGAAACCCTGCCGACCATTCCGGACGTCGACTTCTCGAAAGTTGAACTCGAGCGTCTGGTCGTCAAAGCAGACGACGCTTCGGTTGACGAAGCTCTCCAGAACCTCGCTTCGACCTCGAAGTCCTTCGCACCGAAGCGCAACGGCAAAGCTGCCGACGGCGATCAGGTCATCATCGACTTCGTTGGTAAAGTAGACGGCGAAGCCTTTGAAGGCGGCACCGCAGAAGACTACCCGCTGGTACTGGGCTCCGGCTCGTTCATCCCGGGCTTCGAAGACGGTCTGATCGGCGCAAAAGCCAAAGAAGAGCGCGACGTCGAAGTCACCTTCCCGGAAAACTACCAGGCCGAGAACCTCGCTGGTAAAGCCGCTGTCTTCACCTGCACCGTCAAGGAAGTGAAGAAGCCGGTTGACGCCGAAGTCGACGACGAGCTGGCCAAGAAGTTCGGCGCAGAAGACCTCGCTGGTCTGAAAGCACAGATCGCCGAGCGTCTGGAGCACGAATACACCGGTGCATCGCGCGCCATCGTCAAGCGCTCGCTGCTCGACGCTCTGGACGGCGTTGTGTCGTTCGACCTGCCGCAGTCGCTGGTCGACGCCGAAGCCAACCAGATCGCACACCAGCTGTGGCACGAAGAGCACCCGGAAGTCGAAGGTCACAACCACGACGCCATCGAGCCGACCGAAGAGCACAAGTCGCTTGCAGAGCGCCGCGTGAAGCTAGGCCTCCTGCTCGCTGAGGTCGGCCAGAAAGCCGAGATCCAGGTCACCGACGCCGAACTGACCCAAGCTGTCATGAACCAGGCACGTCAGTACCCGGGTCAGGAACGCCAGTTCTTCGAATTCGTCCAGCAGAACGCCCAGTTCCGCCAGCAGCTTCAGGCTCCGATCTTCGAAGACAAGGTCGTCGACCACATCCTGACCGTCGCAAAAGTCGACGAAAAGGAAGTCTCGAAGGACGAACTGCAGAGAGCTGTTGAAGCTCTCGAAGACGAATAA